Proteins found in one Oncorhynchus gorbuscha isolate QuinsamMale2020 ecotype Even-year linkage group LG15, OgorEven_v1.0, whole genome shotgun sequence genomic segment:
- the fam102bb gene encoding protein FAM102B isoform X1 → MDFMMMKKKKFKFKVDFELDELSSVPFVNGVLFCKVRLLDGGFSEESSREPVHANCVRWKKRFSFPCKMSATAGTGVLDPCVCRVSVRKELKGGKTYAKLGFADLNLAEFAGSGNTTRRCLLEGYDTKNTRQDNSILKVIISTQLMSGDPCFKTPPSTGTFIGVQGDAESLLEERKGGDNQKTFMESREGKCPSVSDELGGSCHSRTSSYASQQSKVSGYSTGHSRSSSLSECTHRRNTSVGSASTGIASILEPSDDTRDQRESRDRERGDREARMGMMPPTAGASACTALPEHPTPTSTIGSCIGTPVKSASSCERLNRHLVKQGSMEGQMMRVEASRVDADDVVEKILQSQDFTPSLLDSSHEEEGLRLFVGPGGSTALGSHHLPTRVGAGAYEQVVIKR, encoded by the exons ATGGATTTCATGATGATGAAGAAAAAGAAATTCAAGTTTAAAGTGGATTTCGAGCTGGATGAGCTCTCTTCTGTCCCCTTTGTCAACGGTGTCCTGTTTTGTAAAGTCCGACTCCTTGATGGTGGTTTCTCCGAGGAGTCGTCTCG GGAGCCGGTCCATGCTAACTGTGTACGCTGGAAGAAGAGGTTCTCCTTCCCCTGTAAGATGAGTGCCACCGCTGGGACGGGCGTGCTTGACCCCTGTGTGTGCCGCGTGTCTGTCAGGAAG GAGCTAAAGGGTGGGAAGACGTACGCAAAG ctTGGCTTTGCAGACCTAAACCTGGCTGAGTTTGCTGGTTCTGGGAACACGACACGTAGATGTCTACTGGAAGGTTACGACACCAAGAACACCCGGCAGGACAACTCCATACTCAAG GTTATCATCAGCACACAACTGATGTCCGGGGACCCCTGTTTTAAAAC GCCTCCTTCCACAGGCACATTCATCGGCGTCCAGGGAGATGCAGAGAGCCTcctggaagagaggaagggaggggacaaCCAGAAGACCTTCATGG AGAGCCGAGAAGGAAAGTGTCCCTCTGTTTCCGATGAACTTGGGGGCTCCTGCCATTCCCGAACATCCAGCTACGCTAGTCAGCAGTCTAAAGTCTCAG GCTACAGCACAGGTCACTCCCGCTCCTCCAGCCTGTCAGAGTGTACCCATCGCAGGAACACTTCTGTGGGCAGCGCTTCCACCGGCATCGCCAGCATCCTGGAGCCCTCTGACGACACTAGGGaccagagggagagcagggaccgggagaggggagacagggaagCCAGGATGGGGATGATGCCCCCTACTGCTGGGGCGTCAGCCTGCACAGCCCTGCCTGAACACCCCACCCCCACCAGTACCATTGGTTCCTGTATAGGCACTCCGGTGAAGAGCGCCTCGTCCTGCGAACGCCTCAACAG ACACCTGGTGAAGCAAGGGTCCATGGAGGGTCAGATGATGAGGGTGGAGGCATCGAGGGTGGATGCTGATGACGTGGTGGAGAAGATCCTTCAGAGTCAAGACTTCACCCCCAGCCTGCTGGATTCCAGCCATGAAG
- the fam102bb gene encoding protein FAM102B isoform X2 — MDFMMMKKKKFKFKVDFELDELSSVPFVNGVLFCKVRLLDGGFSEESSREPVHANCVRWKKRFSFPCKMSATAGTGVLDPCVCRVSVRKELKGGKTYAKLGFADLNLAEFAGSGNTTRRCLLEGYDTKNTRQDNSILKVIISTQLMSGDPCFKTPPSTGTFIGVQGDAESLLEERKGGDNQKTFMGYSTGHSRSSSLSECTHRRNTSVGSASTGIASILEPSDDTRDQRESRDRERGDREARMGMMPPTAGASACTALPEHPTPTSTIGSCIGTPVKSASSCERLNRHLVKQGSMEGQMMRVEASRVDADDVVEKILQSQDFTPSLLDSSHEEEGLRLFVGPGGSTALGSHHLPTRVGAGAYEQVVIKR; from the exons ATGGATTTCATGATGATGAAGAAAAAGAAATTCAAGTTTAAAGTGGATTTCGAGCTGGATGAGCTCTCTTCTGTCCCCTTTGTCAACGGTGTCCTGTTTTGTAAAGTCCGACTCCTTGATGGTGGTTTCTCCGAGGAGTCGTCTCG GGAGCCGGTCCATGCTAACTGTGTACGCTGGAAGAAGAGGTTCTCCTTCCCCTGTAAGATGAGTGCCACCGCTGGGACGGGCGTGCTTGACCCCTGTGTGTGCCGCGTGTCTGTCAGGAAG GAGCTAAAGGGTGGGAAGACGTACGCAAAG ctTGGCTTTGCAGACCTAAACCTGGCTGAGTTTGCTGGTTCTGGGAACACGACACGTAGATGTCTACTGGAAGGTTACGACACCAAGAACACCCGGCAGGACAACTCCATACTCAAG GTTATCATCAGCACACAACTGATGTCCGGGGACCCCTGTTTTAAAAC GCCTCCTTCCACAGGCACATTCATCGGCGTCCAGGGAGATGCAGAGAGCCTcctggaagagaggaagggaggggacaaCCAGAAGACCTTCATGG GCTACAGCACAGGTCACTCCCGCTCCTCCAGCCTGTCAGAGTGTACCCATCGCAGGAACACTTCTGTGGGCAGCGCTTCCACCGGCATCGCCAGCATCCTGGAGCCCTCTGACGACACTAGGGaccagagggagagcagggaccgggagaggggagacagggaagCCAGGATGGGGATGATGCCCCCTACTGCTGGGGCGTCAGCCTGCACAGCCCTGCCTGAACACCCCACCCCCACCAGTACCATTGGTTCCTGTATAGGCACTCCGGTGAAGAGCGCCTCGTCCTGCGAACGCCTCAACAG ACACCTGGTGAAGCAAGGGTCCATGGAGGGTCAGATGATGAGGGTGGAGGCATCGAGGGTGGATGCTGATGACGTGGTGGAGAAGATCCTTCAGAGTCAAGACTTCACCCCCAGCCTGCTGGATTCCAGCCATGAAG